CGGTCAACATGGCTTTTGTGGGCGCGGGGTTGAGTGGGGCGATGGGCAGTGTGGCGCTTACTTATTTCTGGGAGCGGATTTTCGGGGGCGTTAATGCAGACAAGTCAAGCCGGTAAAGATCTGATTAGGCAGTATGAAGGTCTGAAACTGACGGCATACAAATGCAGCGCGGGTAAGGACACTATCGGCTACGGCCACACTCACGGTGTAAAGCCCGGCGATCATATTACTAAAGCCCAGGCAGATGCTTTTTTGGATGAAGATTTGGCTGTATTCGAGTTGACAGTCAACACGGCGATTAAGCGCCCAATGAACCCACATCAGTTTGATGCAATGGTTGCGCTAGCATTCAACATTGGCGGTGCTGCGTTCGCTGGCTCTACGCTGGTGAAGAAATTCAATACAGGCGATACCCAGGGCGCGGCCAAAGAGTTTCCCCGCTGGTGTCACAGTGGCCGCATTGTAGTGCCTGGTCTGGTCAAGCGACGGGCGGCAGAGCGTGAGATGTTTTTGCGATGATCCCCTTCAACTGGAAAGTGAGCCTTGCTGCGCTATCAGGGTGGATAATCGTCATTCTGTCTATAGCCACTTGGCATTACCGCGACAACTATCGCCAAGCACTGAGTAAGCAGCAAGAAGTGGAGAAATTAGCGGAGTCCAGGCTAGACACAATCAACGCCATCCAGCGCCAGCAAAAAGAAGTCGCAGCCCTCGACGCTAAATACACCCAGGAGCTTACCAATGCCAGACTTGAGAATGATCGTCTTCGTGCTGATGTCGCCGCTGGTCGTCGCCAGTTGCGCATCAAAGGCACCTGTAGTGTGTCCAAAACCGCCACCGGTGCCAGCATGGGCAATGGAAGCGCCATCGAGGTCAGTAGAGAAGCTGGATCAACTGTTCTCGATATCCGTTCAGGAATGATTAGCGATCAGCGGAAACTAAAATTTTTGCAGGCGTATTTGAAAGGACAGTGCCAGTAGTGGAATCAGAGGGAAAAAAGCCCCAAATGACAAAGGGGCAAGTCTAACAACACCAGGGAAAACTTTCGCTACATAACTTACTGGATACTGAACTATCAATGTTGTGATCTAGATCAGATTTTTACCAAAAAACCCCTGTCATAACGACCCCCCCAGCCTAGACACAGACCGGTTTCTTTTATGGAGGTAGCATGGCGGGTTTAAAAGAGCTGTCAGCTCAACTCCAGAGCGTAAGGAAGCAAATCCCGTTTGCCACCGCGCAGGCACTAACCCGCGTAGCCCGAAAGATTGCGGACGCGGAGAGAACTGCTTTTAAGCGTCACTTGGAGAACCCAACACCCTTCACTGTCAATGCGGTCAGATCGTATGGTGCTAGAAAAAGCAATCTAAAGGCCAAGGTGTTTGTTATGGATACTGCGGCCAGTTATCTGGAGCCGTTTGAATTTGGTGGTCAGCATAAGCTGAACAGCCAGGCGCTGCTTAACCCTAAAAACATCAAACTGAATAAATACGGCAACTTGCCGCGTAATAAACTCTCGCAACTCAAGGCCAAGCCTAATACGTTCGTCGGTGAGATAAAGGGTGTCAATGGTGTATGGCAGCGCAAGAAAGCGATAAAAGTCAAGAAGGGTAAAAAACGGCGGAAGCGTTCAGCAAATGGTACTCGCCGTGAGAGGGTTAAACAGAGGCCACCAAAATTACTGATTCGGTTCGGTGACGCACTGCCCGTTAAGCCAACGTTGGGTTACTTTGATCGAGCACAGGTGATGGCTAATGCTCTGATGCCTACAGAGTTAAGCAGAGCAATGGCTGAAGCCATGGTGACGGCAAAATAACCACATCCAATACAGAAACACCCCCCTCAGAAAAAAATGGGTCCTTCCTAAGTGATTGATATTACAGGGGCATTGCGCGCCCCGATATTTCACTAGCTATCAACTTTTGAAATTTGGGTAACAGGTAACACCTGAGGTAACAGATGAACCAGTCAGATTTTGCCAAACTTCACGGCGTCAGCCGAAAGACGGTAACGAGCTGGAAGGCCCGTGGTTGGCTGGTTCTGGCCGGAGATGAAATCGATGTTGAAGCGTCTAACGCCAACATTGAGCGCTTCCGAAAAACTGTTACCCGCCCTGAAAAAAAAGCGGCAGGGAACAGACAGGGTAACAAACAGGGTAACAAAACAGGTAACAGATCCTCGGGTAACAAGTCAGGTAACAAAAACGATAAGGCTCTTCCCGAGTCTGCGACGAAAACCGTCGAGCGGATGATCGCCGAGCACGGCGTGACGATGTCGCTCGA
The sequence above is drawn from the Serratia symbiotica genome and encodes:
- a CDS encoding lysozyme encodes the protein MQTSQAGKDLIRQYEGLKLTAYKCSAGKDTIGYGHTHGVKPGDHITKAQADAFLDEDLAVFELTVNTAIKRPMNPHQFDAMVALAFNIGGAAFAGSTLVKKFNTGDTQGAAKEFPRWCHSGRIVVPGLVKRRAAEREMFLR
- a CDS encoding lysis protein — protein: MIPFNWKVSLAALSGWIIVILSIATWHYRDNYRQALSKQQEVEKLAESRLDTINAIQRQQKEVAALDAKYTQELTNARLENDRLRADVAAGRRQLRIKGTCSVSKTATGASMGNGSAIEVSREAGSTVLDIRSGMISDQRKLKFLQAYLKGQCQ